Proteins from a genomic interval of Zingiber officinale cultivar Zhangliang chromosome 2A, Zo_v1.1, whole genome shotgun sequence:
- the LOC122041450 gene encoding protein SHOOT GRAVITROPISM 6-like isoform X6, with the protein MASSSASLPGLEAVQVLVSSLADESPVVRESSLASLKEIAPLNPILVIDCCVAISKGGRRRFGNMAGVFLVMARAVRAMEQKDVDSTYMVKLAKIATSEMITSKDFNADWQRAAAAVLVSIGSHAPELMMEEVFLHLSGPNLALQSMVQILADFATTEALKFAPHLKDVFLRVLPILGSVRDAQRPVFANAFKCWCQAAWQYVGDFPSNPLFDTDVMSFMNSVFELLLRVWANSRDLKVRLSAVDALGQMVGLITRSQLKAGLPRLIPTILDLYRKDQEIAFLATQSLHNLLTACLLSENGPPLLDFEELTVILCSLLPISCINNQTHSSNFSLGLKTYNEIQHCFLVIGLVYPDDLCAFLLNKCQSNEELPMIGALCAIKHLLPRLLEAWHGKRSSLIEVVKLLVDEQSLGVRKALAELIVVMASHCYLIGPPAQLFVEYLVRHCAISDHEIRMHKASEETSSKSIPFQAFQNKKAMIDPVSLSELRAICGKGLLLLAITIPEMEHVLWPFILRMLLPKKYTGAVATVCKCITELGRHRSFQTSPLSCEFNTSNDIPSSVDLFARLMVLMHDPFAREQLATQILTVICYLVPLFPKNLSFLWHDEVPKMKAYISDLDDLRQDLSYQETWDDMIVNFLAASLDVVQDNEWIISLGNAFARQYALYDDDDEHLALLHRCLGMLLQKVDDRIYVHGKIEWMYDRANISVPVNRLGLAKGMGLIAASHLDTVLEKLKLILDNVGHSRFQRILSYFFGKVLEDADDTYAALALMYGYAARYAPSTVIEARINALVGTNMLSRLLHVQHPTAKQAVITAIDLLGRAVINAAEMGISFPLKRRDQMLDYVLTLMGRDENEGLVDSSTEHLHTQSLALSACKTLVLVEPRLPVEARNRVLKATLGFFALSSDPSDIISPLVDNLISLLCAILSTSGEDGRSRADQLLHILRQVDSFVSSSVEHQRRRGCTAVYELLLKFRNLFSGGVCGLGCHSSCTHNKQIDIVTQRKFSNLPSAFVLPSRNYLSLGERVMTYLPRCADTSSEVRKLAAQILGLLFSMALSLPKLAASVDYSDIEVSYSALSSLEDVISILRRDASIDQSETFNRVISSVCVLLMRDELVISLNTCTSAICDKIKQSADGAIQAVTDFITKRGNELHELDISRTTQSLLSATVTTTDKHTRQEVLNAISCLAESTNSSTVFNEILAAAGRDIASKDVSRIRGGWPMQDAFVAFSQHPVLSYSFLEYVVSVLDTPLPKTDIDKGQHSNHSIEAQNDCQFQQAAILAITAFFRGGGKTGKRAVEQSYSTAFSVLTLQLGSCHGLAGLGQVEPLRRLLLAFQSFCDCAGDIEMGKILARDGENKDKEKLIDLIQEVASCTSMKRPKELY; encoded by the exons ATGGCGTCCTCCTCTGCCTCTCTACCTGGGCTTG AGGCAGTGCAGGTGCTGGTTTCGTCCTTGGCCGACGAATCGCCGGTCGTAAGAGAATCATCTCTGGCATCCCTAAAAGAAATCGCCCCTTT GAATCCTATTTTAGTGATCGATTGCTGTGTCGCAATCTCAAAAGGAGGGCGCCGG CGTTTTGGTAATATGGCTGGAGTGTTCCTGGTAATGGCACGCGCTGTCCGGGCAATGGAACAGAAGGATGTCGATTCTACATATATGGTTAAACTTGCAAAGATAGCTACCTCAGAGATGATCACCTCTAAG GATTTTAATGCTGATTGGCAAAGGGCGGCAGCTGCTGTACTTGTCTCAATTGGATCCCATGCGCCTGAATTG ATGATGGAGGAAGTTTTTCTCCATTTATCTGGACCTAACTTAGCTTTGCAATCCATGGTTCAGATACTTGCGGACTTTGCTACGACTGAAG CTCTGAAATTCGCTCCACATTTGAAAGATGTTTTTCTGCGTGTATTACCTATTCTTGGAAGTGTGCGGGATGCCCAACGACCAGTTTTTGCAAATG cATTCAAATGTTGGTGTCAGGCTGCTTGGCAATATGTTGGAGATTTCCCTTCTAATCCGCTTTTTGATACTGATGTCAT GTCATTTATGAACTCTGTTTTTGAATTACTGTTGAGAGTTTGGGCTAATTCACGAGACCTAAAG GTACGACTTTCTGCAGTAGATGCTTTAGGGCAGATGGTTGGTCTTATTACCCGTTCACAGTTGAAGGCAGGGTTACCTAGGCTTATCCCTACAATCTTGGACTT ATACAGAAAAGATCAAGAGATTGCTTTTCTTGCCACACAGAGTTTGCACAATCTTCTCACCGCTTGTCTCCTATCTGaaaatggccctcccctacttgattTTGAG GAACTCACTGTGATCTTATGCAGTCTTCTTCCAATTTCTTGCATCAACAACCAAACTCATAGTTCAAATTTTTCATTGGGACTAAAG ACATATAATGAAATTCAACATTGTTTTCTTGTGATTGGCTTGGTATACCCTGATGATCTCTGTGCCTTCCTTCTGAAT AAATGTCAATCAAATGAGGAACTACCAATGATTGGAGCACTCTGTGCAATAAAGCATTTACTTCCCAG GTTgttggaagcttggcatggaaaAAGATCATCACTTATTGAAGTCGTCAAATTGTTGGTAGATGAGCAAAGTTTAGGTGTTAGAAAAGCACTTGCAGAG TTAATTGTTGTCATGGCTTCGCACTGTTACTTGATTGGACCTCCGGCGCAACTTTTTGTGGAGTACCTTGTACGCCATTGTGCTATATCAGATCATGAAATAAGAATGCACAAGGCTTCTGAGGAAACCTCTTCTAAAAGCATCCCGTTCCAGGCATTTCAGAATAAGAAG GCAATGATTGATCCAGTTAGTCTATCTGAATTAAGGGCAATCTGTGGAAAAGGTCTCCTTTTACTAGCTATCACCATTCCTGAGATGGAG CATGTACTTTGGCCTTTCATCTTGAGGATGCTTTTGCCTAAAAAGTATACTGGCGCAGTTGCAACA GTTTGCAAGTGCATAACTGAGTTGGGTAGGCACAGATCATTCCAGACAAGTCCATTGTCTTGTGAATTCAACACTTCAAATGATATTCCTAGCTCTGTG GATCTATTTGCTCGTTTAATGGTGCTCATGCATGATCCTTTTGCAAGGGAGCAACTGGCGACTCAAATTCTGACG GTCATATGCTATTTAGTACCTTTGTTCCCCAAGAACCTCAGTTTTCTTTGGCATGATGAG GTTCCAAAAATGAAGGCATATATAAGTGATCTTGATGATCTGAGGCAGGATTTGTCTTATCAAGAGACTTGGGATGACATGATAGTCAAT TTTTTAGCTGCATCTTTGGATGTTGTCCAAGACAATGAATGGATCATTTCTTTGGGCAATGCTTTTGCAAGACAGTATGCCctttatgatgatgatgatgagcatTTGGCTCTCCTTCATAG ATGTCTTGGAATGCTTCTTCAAAAAGTTGATGATAGGATATATGTTCATGGAAAGATAGAGTGGATGTATGATCGTGCAAACATCTCTGTCCCTGTAAATAGGCTTGGACTTGCTAAAGGGATGGGACTG ATTGCTGCTTCTCATCTCGATACTGTTTTGGAAAAGTTAAAGCTTATTTTAGACAATGTTGGACATAGCAGATTCCAAAG GATTTTGTCCTACTTTTTTGGTAAAGTTTTGGAGGATGCAGATGATACATATGCAGCTTTAGCACTAATGTATGGTTATGCTGCTAGATATGCTCCTTCAACAGTCATTGAGGCTAGAATAAATGCACTAGTG GGAACCAATATGCTTTCACGTCTCCTTCATGTTCAGCATCCTACTGCAAAGCAAGCTGTTATAACTGCAATTGATCTATTAG GTCGTGCTGTCATCAATGCCGCTGAAATGGGCATTTCATTCCCTTTGAAACGGAGAGATCAAATGCTTGATTATGTCCTGACATTGATGGGAAGAGATGAGAATGAGGGGTTGGTTGATTCAAGTACTGAGCATCTTCATACTCAG AGTCTTGCTTTGAGTGCATGTAAGACTTTGGTTTTAGTGGAGCCAAGATTGCCAGTTGAAGCCAGAAACCGTGTTCTGAAG GCAACTTTAGGTTTTTTTGCTTTATCAAGTGATCCTTCAGATATTATCAGTCCACTTGTGGACAATCTAATTTCTTTGTTGTGTGCTATTCTTTCGACCAG TGGTGAAGATGGGCGGAGTCGAGCCGATCAGTTGCTGCATATTCTTAGACAGGTAGATTCATTTGTTTCATCTTCTGTGGAGcaccaaagaagaagaggttGTACTGCTGTGTATGAACTGCTTCTAAAATTCCGAAACCTTTTTTCTGGAGGAGTTTGTGGTCTAGGCTGCCATTCAAGTTGTACTCACAATAAACAGATTGACATAGTGACACAAAGAAAATTTTCCAATTTACCAT CTGCATTTGTATTGCCGAGTCGGAACTATCTAAGCCTGGGTGAAAGAGTAATGACTTATCTTCCACGATGTGCAGATACAAGCTCTGAAGTTCGAAAATTAGCAGCTCAG ATTCTTGGTCTATTATTCAGCATGGCATTATCACTTCCAAAACTGGCAGCATCTGTCGATTATAGCGATATTGAAGTTTCATACAGTGccttgtcctctcttgaagatgttaTTTCCATTTTAAGAAGG GATGCATCTATAGATCAGTCTGAAACTTTCAATAGGGTTATTTCATCTGTTTGTGTTCTGCTAATGAGAGATGAG CTAGTTATCTCATTGAACACATGCACCTCGGCTATTTGTGACAAGATTAAGCAATCAGCAGACGGTGCTATTCAGGCTGTCACTGATTTCATCACTAAGCGAGGCAATGAATTGCATGAATTGGATATTTCAAG GACAACACAATCTTTGCTTTCAGCAACTGTCACCACAACTGATAAACATACACGCCAGGAAGTACTGAATGCT ATATCATGCTTGGCGGAGAGTACTAACTCAAGCACTGTCTTCAATGAAATCTTGGCTGCTGCTGGAAGGGACATAGCTAGTAAGGATGTTTCGAGGATTCGAGGTGGATGGCCAATGCAAGATGCATTTGTT GCATTCTCCCAGCATCCTGTCCTTTCATATTCATTTCTGGAGTATGTTGTTTCTGTTCTTGATACACCTCTTCCTAAGACTGATATAGATAAAGGACAGCATTCTAATCACTCTATTGAAGCTCAAAATGATTGCCAGTTTCAGCAAGCAGCCATTCTTGCTATCACTGCATTTTTCAG AGGTGGTGGCAAAACTGGAAAAAGGGCAGTTGAGCAAAGTTATTCAACTGCCTTCTCTGTGCTTACACTGCAGCTTGGAAGTTGCCATGGGCTTGCTGGTCTTGGCCAAGTTGAACCATTGCG ACGGTTGCTATTAGCATTTCAGTCATTCTGTGATTGTGCTGGAGACATTGAGATGGGAAAG ATATTGgctagagatggagaaaacaaggACAAAGAgaagttgattgatttgattcaGGAGGTTGCTTCATGTACCTCCATGAAAAGGCCTAAAGAG CTGTACTGA
- the LOC122041450 gene encoding protein SHOOT GRAVITROPISM 6-like isoform X5 encodes MASSSASLPGLEAVQVLVSSLADESPVVRESSLASLKEIAPLNPILVIDCCVAISKGGRRRFGNMAGVFLVMARAVRAMEQKDVDSTYMVKLAKIATSEMITSKDFNADWQRAAAAVLVSIGSHAPELMMEEVFLHLSGPNLALQSMVQILADFATTEALKFAPHLKDVFLRVLPILGSVRDAQRPVFANAFKCWCQAAWQYVGDFPSNPLFDTDVMSFMNSVFELLLRVWANSRDLKVRLSAVDALGQMVGLITRSQLKAGLPRLIPTILDLYRKDQEIAFLATQSLHNLLTACLLSENGPPLLDFEELTVILCSLLPISCINNQTHSSNFSLGLKTYNEIQHCFLVIGLVYPDDLCAFLLNKCQSNEELPMIGALCAIKHLLPRLLEAWHGKRSSLIEVVKLLVDEQSLGVRKALAELIVVMASHCYLIGPPAQLFVEYLVRHCAISDHEIRMHKASEETSSKSIPFQAFQNKKAMIDPVSLSELRAICGKGLLLLAITIPEMEHVLWPFILRMLLPKKYTGAVATVCKCITELGRHRSFQTSPLSCEFNTSNDIPSSVDLFARLMVLMHDPFAREQLATQILTVICYLVPLFPKNLSFLWHDEVPKMKAYISDLDDLRQDLSYQETWDDMIVNFLAASLDVVQDNEWIISLGNAFARQYALYDDDDEHLALLHRCLGMLLQKVDDRIYVHGKIEWMYDRANISVPVNRLGLAKGMGLIAASHLDTVLEKLKLILDNVGHSRFQRILSYFFGKVLEDADDTYAALALMYGYAARYAPSTVIEARINALVGTNMLSRLLHVQHPTAKQAVITAIDLLGRAVINAAEMGISFPLKRRDQMLDYVLTLMGRDENEGLVDSSTEHLHTQSLALSACKTLVLVEPRLPVEARNRVLKATLGFFALSSDPSDIISPLVDNLISLLCAILSTSGEDGRSRADQLLHILRQVDSFVSSSVEHQRRRGCTAVYELLLKFRNLFSGGVCGLGCHSSCTHNKQIDIVTQRKFSNLPSAFVLPSRNYLSLGERVMTYLPRCADTSSEVRKLAAQILGLLFSMALSLPKLAASVDYSDIEVSYSALSSLEDVISILRRDASIDQSETFNRVISSVCVLLMRDELVISLNTCTSAICDKIKQSADGAIQAVTDFITKRGNELHELDISRTTQSLLSATVTTTDKHTRQEVLNAISCLAESTNSSTVFNEILAAAGRDIASKDVSRIRGGWPMQDAFVAFSQHPVLSYSFLEYVVSVLDTPLPKTDIDKGQHSNHSIEAQNDCQFQQAAILAITAFFRGGGKTGKRAVEQSYSTAFSVLTLQLGSCHGLAGLGQVEPLRRLLLAFQSFCDCAGDIEMGKILARDGENKDKEKLIDLIQEVASCTSMKRPKEATAASGVGRRG; translated from the exons ATGGCGTCCTCCTCTGCCTCTCTACCTGGGCTTG AGGCAGTGCAGGTGCTGGTTTCGTCCTTGGCCGACGAATCGCCGGTCGTAAGAGAATCATCTCTGGCATCCCTAAAAGAAATCGCCCCTTT GAATCCTATTTTAGTGATCGATTGCTGTGTCGCAATCTCAAAAGGAGGGCGCCGG CGTTTTGGTAATATGGCTGGAGTGTTCCTGGTAATGGCACGCGCTGTCCGGGCAATGGAACAGAAGGATGTCGATTCTACATATATGGTTAAACTTGCAAAGATAGCTACCTCAGAGATGATCACCTCTAAG GATTTTAATGCTGATTGGCAAAGGGCGGCAGCTGCTGTACTTGTCTCAATTGGATCCCATGCGCCTGAATTG ATGATGGAGGAAGTTTTTCTCCATTTATCTGGACCTAACTTAGCTTTGCAATCCATGGTTCAGATACTTGCGGACTTTGCTACGACTGAAG CTCTGAAATTCGCTCCACATTTGAAAGATGTTTTTCTGCGTGTATTACCTATTCTTGGAAGTGTGCGGGATGCCCAACGACCAGTTTTTGCAAATG cATTCAAATGTTGGTGTCAGGCTGCTTGGCAATATGTTGGAGATTTCCCTTCTAATCCGCTTTTTGATACTGATGTCAT GTCATTTATGAACTCTGTTTTTGAATTACTGTTGAGAGTTTGGGCTAATTCACGAGACCTAAAG GTACGACTTTCTGCAGTAGATGCTTTAGGGCAGATGGTTGGTCTTATTACCCGTTCACAGTTGAAGGCAGGGTTACCTAGGCTTATCCCTACAATCTTGGACTT ATACAGAAAAGATCAAGAGATTGCTTTTCTTGCCACACAGAGTTTGCACAATCTTCTCACCGCTTGTCTCCTATCTGaaaatggccctcccctacttgattTTGAG GAACTCACTGTGATCTTATGCAGTCTTCTTCCAATTTCTTGCATCAACAACCAAACTCATAGTTCAAATTTTTCATTGGGACTAAAG ACATATAATGAAATTCAACATTGTTTTCTTGTGATTGGCTTGGTATACCCTGATGATCTCTGTGCCTTCCTTCTGAAT AAATGTCAATCAAATGAGGAACTACCAATGATTGGAGCACTCTGTGCAATAAAGCATTTACTTCCCAG GTTgttggaagcttggcatggaaaAAGATCATCACTTATTGAAGTCGTCAAATTGTTGGTAGATGAGCAAAGTTTAGGTGTTAGAAAAGCACTTGCAGAG TTAATTGTTGTCATGGCTTCGCACTGTTACTTGATTGGACCTCCGGCGCAACTTTTTGTGGAGTACCTTGTACGCCATTGTGCTATATCAGATCATGAAATAAGAATGCACAAGGCTTCTGAGGAAACCTCTTCTAAAAGCATCCCGTTCCAGGCATTTCAGAATAAGAAG GCAATGATTGATCCAGTTAGTCTATCTGAATTAAGGGCAATCTGTGGAAAAGGTCTCCTTTTACTAGCTATCACCATTCCTGAGATGGAG CATGTACTTTGGCCTTTCATCTTGAGGATGCTTTTGCCTAAAAAGTATACTGGCGCAGTTGCAACA GTTTGCAAGTGCATAACTGAGTTGGGTAGGCACAGATCATTCCAGACAAGTCCATTGTCTTGTGAATTCAACACTTCAAATGATATTCCTAGCTCTGTG GATCTATTTGCTCGTTTAATGGTGCTCATGCATGATCCTTTTGCAAGGGAGCAACTGGCGACTCAAATTCTGACG GTCATATGCTATTTAGTACCTTTGTTCCCCAAGAACCTCAGTTTTCTTTGGCATGATGAG GTTCCAAAAATGAAGGCATATATAAGTGATCTTGATGATCTGAGGCAGGATTTGTCTTATCAAGAGACTTGGGATGACATGATAGTCAAT TTTTTAGCTGCATCTTTGGATGTTGTCCAAGACAATGAATGGATCATTTCTTTGGGCAATGCTTTTGCAAGACAGTATGCCctttatgatgatgatgatgagcatTTGGCTCTCCTTCATAG ATGTCTTGGAATGCTTCTTCAAAAAGTTGATGATAGGATATATGTTCATGGAAAGATAGAGTGGATGTATGATCGTGCAAACATCTCTGTCCCTGTAAATAGGCTTGGACTTGCTAAAGGGATGGGACTG ATTGCTGCTTCTCATCTCGATACTGTTTTGGAAAAGTTAAAGCTTATTTTAGACAATGTTGGACATAGCAGATTCCAAAG GATTTTGTCCTACTTTTTTGGTAAAGTTTTGGAGGATGCAGATGATACATATGCAGCTTTAGCACTAATGTATGGTTATGCTGCTAGATATGCTCCTTCAACAGTCATTGAGGCTAGAATAAATGCACTAGTG GGAACCAATATGCTTTCACGTCTCCTTCATGTTCAGCATCCTACTGCAAAGCAAGCTGTTATAACTGCAATTGATCTATTAG GTCGTGCTGTCATCAATGCCGCTGAAATGGGCATTTCATTCCCTTTGAAACGGAGAGATCAAATGCTTGATTATGTCCTGACATTGATGGGAAGAGATGAGAATGAGGGGTTGGTTGATTCAAGTACTGAGCATCTTCATACTCAG AGTCTTGCTTTGAGTGCATGTAAGACTTTGGTTTTAGTGGAGCCAAGATTGCCAGTTGAAGCCAGAAACCGTGTTCTGAAG GCAACTTTAGGTTTTTTTGCTTTATCAAGTGATCCTTCAGATATTATCAGTCCACTTGTGGACAATCTAATTTCTTTGTTGTGTGCTATTCTTTCGACCAG TGGTGAAGATGGGCGGAGTCGAGCCGATCAGTTGCTGCATATTCTTAGACAGGTAGATTCATTTGTTTCATCTTCTGTGGAGcaccaaagaagaagaggttGTACTGCTGTGTATGAACTGCTTCTAAAATTCCGAAACCTTTTTTCTGGAGGAGTTTGTGGTCTAGGCTGCCATTCAAGTTGTACTCACAATAAACAGATTGACATAGTGACACAAAGAAAATTTTCCAATTTACCAT CTGCATTTGTATTGCCGAGTCGGAACTATCTAAGCCTGGGTGAAAGAGTAATGACTTATCTTCCACGATGTGCAGATACAAGCTCTGAAGTTCGAAAATTAGCAGCTCAG ATTCTTGGTCTATTATTCAGCATGGCATTATCACTTCCAAAACTGGCAGCATCTGTCGATTATAGCGATATTGAAGTTTCATACAGTGccttgtcctctcttgaagatgttaTTTCCATTTTAAGAAGG GATGCATCTATAGATCAGTCTGAAACTTTCAATAGGGTTATTTCATCTGTTTGTGTTCTGCTAATGAGAGATGAG CTAGTTATCTCATTGAACACATGCACCTCGGCTATTTGTGACAAGATTAAGCAATCAGCAGACGGTGCTATTCAGGCTGTCACTGATTTCATCACTAAGCGAGGCAATGAATTGCATGAATTGGATATTTCAAG GACAACACAATCTTTGCTTTCAGCAACTGTCACCACAACTGATAAACATACACGCCAGGAAGTACTGAATGCT ATATCATGCTTGGCGGAGAGTACTAACTCAAGCACTGTCTTCAATGAAATCTTGGCTGCTGCTGGAAGGGACATAGCTAGTAAGGATGTTTCGAGGATTCGAGGTGGATGGCCAATGCAAGATGCATTTGTT GCATTCTCCCAGCATCCTGTCCTTTCATATTCATTTCTGGAGTATGTTGTTTCTGTTCTTGATACACCTCTTCCTAAGACTGATATAGATAAAGGACAGCATTCTAATCACTCTATTGAAGCTCAAAATGATTGCCAGTTTCAGCAAGCAGCCATTCTTGCTATCACTGCATTTTTCAG AGGTGGTGGCAAAACTGGAAAAAGGGCAGTTGAGCAAAGTTATTCAACTGCCTTCTCTGTGCTTACACTGCAGCTTGGAAGTTGCCATGGGCTTGCTGGTCTTGGCCAAGTTGAACCATTGCG ACGGTTGCTATTAGCATTTCAGTCATTCTGTGATTGTGCTGGAGACATTGAGATGGGAAAG ATATTGgctagagatggagaaaacaaggACAAAGAgaagttgattgatttgattcaGGAGGTTGCTTCATGTACCTCCATGAAAAGGCCTAAAGAG GCTACTGCTGCAAGTGGTGTGGGCCGCAGAGGTTGA